AGGAATTATTTTGGAAAGATTTAAATCCTTTGTTTTTTCTAAGAAAACAGTGGGCAGGATTATAATCCCTTTCTTTTCCATTTCACGCAAATAGAACTTGTGCTTGTTGTTTTTTATGATATCAATTGAATTGAGGGTTTTGATTCCCAATTGTTCAATATGGTCTAACCAATTGTTGAATGCGGTTTCTTTCTCGAAATAATCCCAAGTATTACGGAAAATTAAATAATCAAAATCACTCCATTGAATGCTTTTATCATCCCAAATAGCAGCGGTAGCAGTAATGTTGTGTTTGGCTAATTCGGGTAATAATAATTGGTCTTCTGGGGTTAATTCAGGAAGTTTTTCACAAGTCAATATGCCAATTTTCATTTTGTTTTATGGGTTTTATATCATTCGAATGTGGTGCGCGACTGACTTAATAAATACTTTATTTTGTAGTGTCACTTTCTACCATTCCATCTCGCAACCTAATGATGCGATGAGCATATTCAGCAATTTCCTCTTCGTGAGTAACTAAGATGACAGTGTTACCATTAGCATGAATCTCATTAAAAAGCTTCATGATTTCTAATGATGTTTTACTGTCTAAGTTTCCTGTAGGTTCATCAGCAAGTATTATCGAAGGGCTATTTACCAATGCTCTAGCAACCGCTACACGCTGTCTTTGTCCACCAGAAAGTTGGTTGGGATGGTGATCCATTCTATCTGATAATCCAACTTGAGTCAATACTTCTTGTGCTCTAGCTCTTCTATCTGTTTTTGAAAACCCTGCATAAATCATGGGTAAAGCCACATTGTCTAGAGCTGTTGTTCTAGGCAAAAGGTTAAAAGTTTGAAAGACAAAGCCAATCTCTTTATTGCGAATTTCGGCTAATTCATCGTCTTTCATTTTACTAACATCTTTACCGTTAAGAATATAATTTCCAGACGTTGGTGTGTCTAAGCAGCCTAAAAGATTCATTAAGGTCGATTTTCCAGAACCCGAAGGTCCCATAAGTGCAACGTATTCTCCTTTATTAATTTGTAAATCTATGCCTTTTAAAACATTTACAATTTCTTCTCCAAGTACAAAATCTCTTTTGATATTGGTTATTTTTATTAATGGGTTTGCCATTGCTGTCTACTATTGATGAATTATGGTTTCTAGGTTTTAAAAGTACAAAAGACTTTCGAATTAAATATAAGTTGTCCAAAATACATTTTTGTTACAAAATAAGTTAGATATAATATGAGGAAGTTGCAATCAGTAGTTTTTTGTTTTTCGAAAGAAATACTATCATAAAACACTAAGGAAAAAGTGTTATATAATTTTGTGTCATTGTTATGTAATTCACACTT
The Flavobacterium sp. WC2421 genome window above contains:
- a CDS encoding ABC transporter ATP-binding protein produces the protein MANPLIKITNIKRDFVLGEEIVNVLKGIDLQINKGEYVALMGPSGSGKSTLMNLLGCLDTPTSGNYILNGKDVSKMKDDELAEIRNKEIGFVFQTFNLLPRTTALDNVALPMIYAGFSKTDRRARAQEVLTQVGLSDRMDHHPNQLSGGQRQRVAVARALVNSPSIILADEPTGNLDSKTSLEIMKLFNEIHANGNTVILVTHEEEIAEYAHRIIRLRDGMVESDTTK